The genomic interval TGGCAGgtaaattttccatttttttcttttttaatgatatttattcctttttttttttttttgtttctatctCCTATTTTTGATTTACAACAATAACAATTTGCCAATTGTTGGCTATACTTCATTCTGGAAGTCGTACAACAACCCTCGCTGCTGCCTACGTATTACTTGTTCTTGGTTCCTTTGGACTTGCATGGGTGTCTATGGAAGCAGGAAGTATacattcattattattattagcttcTGCAATTACTTGTGGTTATATGTATCAGGTATGTTCCTCTTGCTATTTGAAAgtattctaaaatattttttgaagcaTTATATATGACTTCTGTTATTATTTTCTGTATCCACCATAAAATTTAGTTGTTCTGGTTGCCTCTAGGCAGAGTTGCAGCGTGGTAAAAATGCTCTGCGATAATAGATGTTGCTCTTGTAGTGGCAAGCACATCCATTAATGAGTCATACTAAGAGATTCCATGTAGTTATCCACAAGAAGATCCTTAATTATGCCTTACAACAACTAAGTTTAATGTTTCTTTGATTAGTGTGCAGTTTAGTTTGCTGAGTCTCATGTGTCTCAATCACTTTATGTTTCGCTATTATTATCCTTCTTTTTTCTCTGTAACCCCCAtttattgttttgtttttctaCTATTTCCAGAGGTCTTTTATTCATACAATTTTTCTTTGGCTAATGCACTTACATACCAAAGAACCTTAGCCCAATTAAGTGTGTGAGCAATCTAAAATGTTCAGTTTTTGAATTCTAGACTCCCAACTGCTAAATCATGTCATGCTGTGGCGGCtgattgatattttttttattttttccttattAGTTCATTGTTTCCTATATtgttcactctttttttttttttgttgcaaatTCTTAATCCCCTGTCGAGTGCATTTTAATGAGTTTACCTTTATTCAATTGAAAATAAGTTCATATTCATTGTATTTTTTAATACAAATGCACCCAGCATGTAGATTTTTCCACCAATCAAATTGGCCGTAGGAGAAATTAGCCTTTCTCATATATACACTGCCTTGTGTTTTTGTAGTGCCCACCGTTTAGATTAAGTTACCAAGGATTGGGAGAGCCCTTGTGTTTTGCAGCATTCGGACCATTTGCTACTACTGCTTTTTACTTGTTGCAGAGCAGTTTAGGGTATGGTTTCTGGTTACCTGCCACTATGGATTTGGATTCAAATTTGGTATGTATTCTGAACATTAGTCTTAGTGGTTCACAGTAAGGAGAATTGTCTTCCTTTAACTCCAACAGTATTTTCTGCATCACTCCTTGTTGGCTTCACCACTGCCCTTATCCTGTTTTGTAGCCACTTCCACCAGGTATGTGTGTCTGTGAGTGCATATCTTCATTCATCTTGTTCGCTGCTTTTATAGGTTTCACTCTCCCATGGTTGCTTTTGTTTTTGTTGACAAATGATGTACTATTTGTAGATAGAAGGAGATAGGGATGTTGGAAAAATGTCCCCTCTGGTGAATACTCTTACACTGCACCTTTATATTGTTAAAAGTTGAttaaaaatgtcatttttattttttttcatattatttgcATGTAGGTTAGGCTGGGTACAGAAGCAGGTTCAAGGGTGGTTAGTGTGGCCATTATAACCCTCTATTCTCTTTTGGTCCTGCTTACTCTTAGCAAAGCTCTTCCTTTAACTTGCATTGTAAGTGTTTCTTGAATTCATGGATGGTATATTTCACTTATTCATGCTCAAACTGGTATTTAATTCAATGTTTCCATGCTAAAATTCTGAAATATGCTTTGTTTTGCATTTGAATAACTCTTTTCTAGTTTTGTTGCGGATTGACCTTGCCAATTGGAAAATTGGTGGCTAAGTATGTTGAAGAAAACCACAAGGTGAGCTTTGAACTTGCATGTGATGCCTTCGATTTGGGATTTTAACCATCTTCAATTCCTTTTCTTCCTGATTTGTGGTTTACAATCACGGTGCTGCAAAAGCAATGCCTGAAATTTACTGAAATGTGCAAAGGAAGTGAATTATTTATGTGCACTTTCTTTTACATGGTTAGACCATTCTTCTGTGATTGGGAATCAACTAAGTAGCGTGAAATATAAACCAAGAGAAATATGTTAGAATTTGACTTAAAATACATTTTGTCCTAGTTTCCTTTATGGAGTAATTCTAATGGGTAAGAGTTTCTTGAAGTAATCAAATTGATAAATAGTGAGGAAAGGCTTGGAGAGCAAGTTAGCGGTTCATCTTTTTGTGCGAGTAAAGAGTTCTTTTTTGTCTTTAGACCAAGAGAAGGGATTGTCCTAAGGGAAAAGGGGCTTTGCTCATTGTGTGAGTAAACATCTTGTGTGATGTAAAATTGAGTTTGGAGAGGTCTTATTTTGGCTACATTTAACGTGATACTTAAATTGCAAGTTTGTGAAGTTGTTTATGAGTAGTGTGGGATTTTAGGTGTATGGAGATTTGGATCTACTATTTGAGAGTGACTATGAACCCTTCTTTTTTTAAGTGGATTGTTCTTGGGAGGATTGTGGATGTGTGCCAAGTAAAAGAAAAGCATGGAGATATGGAAAGCCAGGGTGGAGACACTTGGAATATGCCTGAAGATTGAAGATTTTTGTTATTGCTTTCGTAATATTATGAATTAAGGTTGACTGATTACATATGATTTCTTAAAGCAATTtgagccaaggtggagattgttagaaTATGCCTCAAATTTCTTGTTTGACTTGTaaagtcaaaattttgaaagtTCTCAATTTATGGGATTCTTGATAGGAGCCGTGTTTCCTATTTTACTTTTAAGTTGTTTTGGAAAATTTCCTTAAGTGAACCAACATACAAGTAAGGACTTAGACAGCAAGCTAATGCTTCCACTACTTGTGAGACTAGGATACTTGAAGATTAAGACTCAAAGGTTAgaaatagagaagtgcttcagGATGGAAGATGATTTAGCTTGAGAGAGGGAGTTGTTCCAAGTGGAGGGGTGCTTCCTCAATTCTAGGAGGGAGCATCCAATGTGATGCAACTGTTTATTTGGAGGGATCTCATCTGGGCAACATTTGACAGGACTGCCAAACTGCAAGTTTATACGTTTTGTTTGTAAAACATGCGAGATTTGGGTGTCTTTTCTTTGTAATTATTGGATTGTTCTTGTGAGGACCATGGACATAGGCCAAGTGCAAGGGACAAATAATGCCAAATCTCTCCTAATGTGCTTAATTGTGTACTTGTGTGTATTTTCTATTTGGACCAACACGATATgacttgctctctctctctctcattggaTAAATTTGTCATGGTGTTCGGAAACATAGATTTGGAGCATTGGATTTGGTATTGTGTCGATTTTCACAAAACTAAATagaacttgatattgagttttgtCGAAATATGCATAAATCAAATCTAAGGCCAAATCCATGTTCCTGAACAGAGCATCAATATTTCTAGTATTTCATTTTGAGCACCTATTCTTGCAGAACAAAACAAAGATCTTCATGGCGAAGTATTATTGTGTGAGATTGCATGCTTTATTTGGTTCTACATTGGTTGCTGGGCTAGTGATAGCAAGAATGATCTCTAATCGACAACTTCCGCATTTAATGTTCCCTTGATTTAGTTACATGCCATAAATTTGGCCTATGATAGAAATGAGCTTGTTAACTATTGTGGTTATCATAATGCTTTTAGAATTTTAAATAGCTAGTCATGTTTTACCCTAGGCTAAAGAATCATATGTATACTATTTGAATCTTACTCATTATCAAGTTATAGTTTATTGTGCTAATATATGTTCTACAATTTATGACCCTTGAGGAAAGACTATTTGAATCTTACTCATTATCAAGTTATAGTTTATTGTGTTGCCACACAATATACTTTGAACCATATTAccgaaattgaagaaaatgttttcATGGATGATCTcattgtgtgtgtatgtgtttttTTTTCCTAAATCTCTATTCCTTTTGAGTTACTATTAGAAATCCAGAGGTAATGCAGTTTTAGGTGTCTTTGGAGAATACTAAAGGGACAAGCACAACCAACTTGCTAGCTATTTTTGGAATATTGAAGAAGGGAGACGTATACGTATTTTTAGACTATTGAGCCCTAGTGTAACGTCAAAATTTGTGCCTTAAAATTAAGATAAGAAAAGTTTGTATAAATATGGCAGTGGTGAATTTTTCAAACGATCAATTTTAAGATCCTTGGTGAATGAATTTATGTTGATCTTTGATCTTGTCAAAGGGATCTATCGATTTAAGGGGTCAAGGAGCATGTTCTCGAATTAGCCATGTGAATTTTCTAGATGACAAAAATTTGGCAATTTTCCAAAAGATAAACTCTTATCCATTCTTCATGGGCATAAGCCTAATCATGAATGATGAATGTTTGAGTGAAGAGTAGATTGTACAAGTATGATCCAAGTTCTGCTGATGTTCTTTAATTGcaaaaaaatgataaagaatggatattagattgaTGTATGCTGTCTTTCCAAattcttgttattttttttttctctagtcTCCCTCTGCGAGAGGAAACAAAGAGTATTTATAGTTAAGAATTAGGGTTAAGTGTAATCTTTTAAAATAATTAGccttaaatttatttattttgactaattaaattaatgataagcatttatatttttttcaaacgCTTACAAGGGATTGGGGTTGGATGAGTCCAATAAGATAATTAGTCATAAGTTTATTAATTTAGACTACTTAAATTAATTATGAGCATTTATATATACCTTTTCCATGTGTACAAATGCTCCCACTTCAAGTTTGACCTGCGGTAAGGATAGGGCTTTAAGTCTTTCTTTGTTTaatggatatattttttttattggatGCCTAATACAAAGCTTGCACTGCATTATAATAACCCATTTTCCATACACTTATTTTACACGAAGTATAAATTATTATGGTCCTTCGGGTTTTAATACATTAAAACCTAGTTGTTTCCCCATCCTGTGCGCATAGAAAGAAAGCAGTCGTTGTCCACTGCCATTATGACACCATGGTTGAATTGGGGCTACCGGCACTACTGCATCCATTCCATacacaaatgagtgtggaatTGCCCATATTGAAGTCTTGATAGCTGTGCAATAAGACAAATGACAACATCTTAATGCTAATCTTTGTGGGTAACTGTCACCTTTACCATTATCTTCTTTTCATTATTATTGGCAACTTCaacaacttcagtcatctgaggacGATTAGTAGATGAATTTTGATGTTGGATCTAGAACTAATTGCATAATTCTTCCATCATCTTGTTGATTAAATTCTTGGCATTGTCCAAGATAATTTGTTCTGGTAGGCTATATCTATAGGCCATTTCTTTCTCGATGAATTTGACTACGAACCATTCTTGTTATGCTTGCATAAGACGTAACTTCAACCCATTAAGTGAAGTAATTAATAGCCACAAGCATAAAACAATGGTCATTTGAAGCTTTGGGTGGGTTGGGCTGATTACATTTGTGCCGCAAATTGAGTATGGCTATGGGGCTACCATGGAGTGTAATGAAATAGGTGGTGCCTTTAACTTGTCTGCATAGATTTCACCTATAGCATCTTTTGACAAAGTCTATACAATTGATTTCCATTGTATTCCAATAATAACCCGCTCCGAAAATTCTCTTTGCTAGCATGTACACTTATAGGTGTGTTGAACATGATCCTCCATGAATTCCTTCCATGATCTGATTTGCTTCCTTTGCATCCACTCATCTTAACAATGTCATATCTGACCCTCTCTTGTATAGGGTATTTCCACTAAGATAATATAACATTGattgtttttgaattttctaaCAATCATTTTTAGATGCATGTATCAGATATTGTTGATTCTACAAGTTTTGCTTAATATCATAGTACCATGGCTTCCCATATATCTCTTCAATAATTGTGCAGTAAGCAAGATCATTTTGTACATCCACACACAATGGTTGGATTGTTTCTTTATCTGTAATCTTTATCCTAGAAGCCAAAGTTGTCAATGCATCAACAAACCCATTTTTTGATCTCGATAGGTGTTTAAAGGATATGTATATGAACTGTTGTACAAGCTTCTTTATACATTGTTGATAAAGtatcaattttcaattttttttttagccaTTCCCTCACAATTTGACATATTTAAAGAGTTGAACCTCCATATACTTCTAAGTCTTGAGTTTCCATTTCTTGTGTTGCATTGAATCCTACTATACAAGCCTCGTATATAGTAATGTTGTTAGCGCAAGGAAAAGTTAGCTTTGTTGCAGTAAAAAAACCGTTCCCCTTGAGGTGATACCAACATTACCTCTAATCTATATCCATACATATTTACTGCTCTGTCAAAGTGCATCTTCCATTTATTTTCATCTTCCTTTATAGCTAAGACATCTTCATCTGGGAAACATGGATTTTAtgttcccttttcttttattgcaTGATTAGCGAAGTGATCAGCTACCACTTGCCCCTTGATCCCCTTAGTAGATTTGTAGACAATGTTATATTCTTTTAGAACATGCTCTATCATGCTATTCTTCTTGATActgcttatttttcaatgatataATTCAATTGATCCATTCAAGAAATCAAGTGAGTTGTGTGATACAACATGTATTGTCTACCTGTGAATAGCTCAAGCTAATATGTAATGTGTTTTCTACATTGCTAGATATCTTGTCTCACATTGATTAAACTTCTTGCTAAGATAGTAGATTGCTCTTCCTTTTTGTTTTATCATTCTGACATAGCATACAACCTATAGGTTCCTCTAATATTGTTAAATAGAGGATCAATGACTTTTTAAATATTAACGGTATTGGTACTAGTGAATTCTTCAAGCATTCAAAAGCATGTTGGCATTCGTCGTTCCAAATAAAAGAATCATCTTTCTTCAAAAGTACAGAAATCAGTTCACAAGTAGCGTTAGCTAAGTTATGAATCAAGATATATAGGTTAACCTTCCCAAGAATCCATGTAATTGTTTTTATATGGAAGGGGGTTCCAACTTCTTTATAGCTGAGATATTAGCTGGATCGACACCAATTCCGTTTTGGCTTACTATAAATCCCAATAGCTTGTTTAAAGTTATCCCAAAAGTGCATTTAGTTAGATTTAATCTTAGCTTGTATTTTCTCAACCTTTCAAATAACTTCTTTAGTAATTGTGGATGTTTCTTCATCTATCTTCAATCTTACAATCATGTCATTTACATACACTTCAACTTCCTTGTGCATCATTTCATGGAATATTGTAACCATGACTCTAATATGTAGCATCAGCATTCTTTGACCCCAAAGGGCATCACCTTGTAGTAGAATGTGCCCTATTAAGTGATGAATGTGGATTTTTCCTACCATCATGATTTCATTATAAACATAGGAACTATCCATGAATGAGAATAACTTGTGTTCACCTGGGTTATCTTCCAACCAATTGGTCAATGTAGGATAATGGAAAATTTCCCTTTGGGCTTGCCTTGTTTGGATCTTGGTAGTCAATAGACATCGTTAATTTTCCATCATTTTTGGGAACTGGAATAATATTTGCTACCCAATTCGAGTAATTGCTTACCTCTAAGAAACCTGCATTGAACTGTTTCTTGACCTCTTCTTTGATTTTTACTTGCCATTCTAGATACATTCTTTTGAACTTATATTTCACTAGTTTGTAATTTGGCCATATCGATATCTGATGATTCACCATAACGGTGTCCAATCCGTGCATGTCATGGTAAGACCATGTAAATATGTCATTGTATTCATAAAGTAGATCCATTGCTTCTTGTCTAATATATAGACTTAGCAAAGTACCAATCTTTATTTCCTATGGGCCCTACTCTATCCCTAGATTTACCACTTCTATTCCATCTAAATGTGGCTTGATATGTTACTCCTCTCACTCCAACATTCTTAAAAGCTCTTCAGATGGTCCTAGCTCCTTATCTCCTTCACTAAGATTTTGTAAGGTCTTTTCTTTGCAATCAACTATGTTCTCTAGGCTTAAGATGGGTTTtcaatagggataaaatgagctACTAAAGGAAAAATCAAGAAAAGATTATCCTGTTAATGAATTATCCATCTTCAGCCACAAGTCAAACTCAAGATAGAGTTTTGTTTAGCCAGTTATACAAAGGCAGGACCTCAACGGTCTAATTATCAAGCGACCCTAATGCAAATTCTAGAGCATCCAACTGAAGCTTCTCTTGATCAACCATGTTGATAAAAAGTTGATCCTAGATCATTTATGCTAACTCAATCTCTTGTTGTGATATTGTATCCAATCCATAGTGTATATAACATGAGGGCTTTAGAAATGTGTAGCAAGTATGAGGGATCACTAACCCTAGCTTATTGGGATCCCTTCCTACCATTTGGCCATCTTTACTTCTTTATGACAAAAGTAagcttttgctttttttttttcctggctAGTTGGAAACTTAATCCAAATGTGTCTAAATGGCCTTTCGATGTAATTGGCTCAATGATTCCTTGTAAAtgttttcttcatcttcttcaaagTTCATACTCTTAGTTCAACATTTGTATTGCGATCATCATACTCACTTTATTGAACTTAAAGTTAGAAACCAATTCCTCTTCGTAGTCAACATAGGTGACGTTATTTGTACTAGGTTAGAAGGACTTACGGTTTCAATTATGATATATGGCACTATTCTAGTCTTGATAGTACCACTGTATTCTTCTTCTTTAATGGTGATCAGGTGATCTTCTGACACGAACTTTATCTTCTAATCAAAGGATGAGGGTACTACCCCATCTATATGAATCTAAGCATGTTTGAATGAGGATGTGATCTCTAGCACTTGAAATGATACCTCAAATGTACAAAGTCCAATCTCAATGTTAAGATTAATTTCTCCTACTATCTCCCTCATATTCCATTGAAGGATTTTACTATCAAATTGTTGTTCTTTATGGTTGAATTGTCAACTCCCAACTTTACTAGTGTGGGATATAGACATACATTCAATGTTGACCCATTGTCGACTAATACTTTGTTATGATCTTCTGACTATGTTTCACAACAATGTGAAGAGAGCTTACATGGCCTCTTTCTTCTTCAAGTATCTCATTATTCGTGTATGCAATGTTATTGATTGTCATGATAGCATTGACTAGTTCTTTGAATAGTTGTAATTATACATTTTGTGGTATGTGAGCATTTTCAATACTTCTATTCAGGCATTTCTGTGACTTTCAAAGgatgaatagaatttttttcTAATGTCTTGTTCAATCACTCCATGATGTTGTAGTCACTAATTTTGAGTTGTTGAAGGAGTTTAACCACTTAATCGTTAGTAATTACTtgtactttttctttttctgGCTCATTCTCTTTGTTTTCAACAATTTTGTCTTTCCATTTCCTTCTTCGTTCAAATTCTTTTGGAGTATAGCAACTTTCGCTCCTTGTCATGCCTCCAACTCTTGATAAGCTAGTTACCTTGGTCTCTTCCTCTAAGCTTTTTATTATCCCAACCTTATACTTCCATGGCACAACTTGGTTTGAAATATATAGAAATAGAAAATGTTGTTTGATGGTTATGGAATCCAATTGGTTGAGGATGGTACCTGATATTGGATGCATATGGTAATGGACAATGTGGAGTTTTGGACCTCACAGATTTTCAAAGCATTGATGGAATTATTATGATTAGGCAATGGATTGATTTTGATGTTGGGATTAGCAGCATCTCTCACTGGCTTCAAGATATTGACATCAATCAAGTCTTGCACTCAGTGTTTAAGTGCTTTTTGTGGTATGGCCAGGTGCAATATTGTGGTATTCACATGATACATTCGGGGTGTGGAATTTTGGGTTTTGCCCCTATTTCATTGGCACAAGGATGACCTTCCCATGTGACACCAATTGGTGATAAAGGTTAACCAGTGGTATTTTCAATGTGGTGAACTATCtcatgggttgaggattggcaTTATTCTGGTTAGAGTTGAAGTTGGGTTAATTGGAAGCGTTGGCGAGCTGAATTGTGACTAGTTGGGCGATGTAAGTGCATGTGGCTTAGGTAGTTTGATTCTGTACCTTTCCTTGAGATGCTGTCTTGacttctcctcctccttctttaTGAAGGTTTTTTCTTTGCAATGATTTGCTCAACTATTTTCAGTGCAATGTAGTTAGTTAGTTTACCTGACTTCAATCCACTTTCAACTCTTTCTATTACAACCATGGTGGAAAAGTTAGATAAGCTTTAAGGAATTATCTTATCATAGTACATGCCCTCCAATGTTTGTACAAAGGTACTTACCGTCTCTGTGTTGGATAATGGTGGGTTTAATTGTGTCGCAGCTTCTCTCCACCTTTGTGCATGATCCTTGAAAGTGTTAGAACTCTTCTTTTCCATGTTTTGTTGACTCATTCAGTTAATTATAAAGGTACTTACCATCTCTGGACCTTGCTCTTGTTTAAGTAGGCATACTACTTTAAAACGGGTTAAGTTAAATTCTCATGCAAGACATGCATAATCAATTTCTAATTCCTTGCATATGATGCCATCTTTTTTGCTACATTTGCAAATGTATCTTTGGACAACCTAAGTCATTGTATTTATCAAAGTTGGGAACTTTGAATTTTTCTAGTGGTACCACATGCAAGAGACACAAGTCCTCGAAATCTTTAACCCCTCCATCCTGAATTCTTTAGATGGATCTCAATTGTTCTTGGATATAAGTTATATGGTCCTTATCTCTATTTGATTTGTTCTCCTTTTTGTTTGCCTAACTGGATTTTCTCATTCAATGTTAGTTCCTTGTCTTGTTATGTTGATGAAAATTGGTTCCCATGGAATTGGTTGAGTAGGTTGAGTTATCAACAAAGGGCGCCTTTCCCTTGATAAGTTGGACTAAGTccattacaattttttttcccaaagcCTCAGTTCTTTGATCCATTTGTCTCTAGCATTTCTATGTCTTGTGATTGAGCTCTTGTAATGATAAGGTTACGAGTTGCTtgataatttttctttctttattgaATTTTGATAGACCTTATGAATATATGACATAATTTATACAATTGTacagaagaagaaaataatactAAAGGCACACACAACACAAATAGTTGAATTGGTTTTGTATACATGTCATATGATTCCTTATTATATAAAAGGCAAATGCCAATTTTTTATTCCACTAAGAATTCAAAGTACAATTATTCATTTGAGGGGAGTGATTTGGCCTTTTCCTCACATACATCATTAGCCCTTTTGAAGTAGGCTAACACTTGGTTCAATATATCATATACTTCCAAAGACTTTATTGGAATCATCCTTTCTTGTGTTTCCTTAACCAAGGGTTAGAGCTGCTGAGTTAACTTGCCAGCTTACTAGAGTATGGGATATAAGCTACGCACCCTCCCCTGTATAGCATGGTAGACTAGGATAACTATCTCAAGTTTATCCTAGAACTCTCCCTTATACACTGGAAATTGAGATATTTGCTTCTCCTTGTACATGATAATCTACCCCAACTCTCTTGTATGTGAATTTGTTGAGCTATTGTCTCGTCACTTTGTCCACGGATGTTTGCCCTTGCTTACCATAGTTTCTTTCCCAAGTTTTGATTCAAGACCAGGAGTCGGCAAATTTGCCTTTCTGAGTCTTCCACCTTGGATGCCTTTTCCACTAACTTAGCTTTTTCTACTTCCCATTCGATCTTTTGCCTCTTTAACTCTTGGTTCTCCTAGGTTAACCCATCCACTTCAGCTTAAAGCTTCCTTTTAGTGGTCTTGTACTTCATCTTCTTTGCCATGGTGACCTACCAATCTATTGCTCTTTCAGCTAATGCGTCTAGCTCAAAGAATCAACCTCGGAGAACTTCTCCTTCTTCAGTTTCCCTCCTTAGCATGTCAAACATCTTTCTTCCTAATTCTTTGAGTTAATGCATCTTCCCTCTCTATTCCTGATAATAATGTTGTTTCCTTGCTTAAAACTATTCATAGTAACCCTTAATCTCATCAAAGCGaggtgttagggagtgacaatgtaatggggaaaagggggagagagataatactataattgtattctccagggatttagaatgaatatatgattatctgtgtTATCATTTGTATGGTGATTCTattgtagttgaataatacaagtagttcttttcattgacgggttttgttgccttggattgtgatatctctgattgttatagtcttattcg from Malania oleifera isolate guangnan ecotype guangnan chromosome 9, ASM2987363v1, whole genome shotgun sequence carries:
- the LOC131164566 gene encoding 2-carboxy-1,4-naphthoquinone phytyltransferase, chloroplastic isoform X1 gives rise to the protein MEARVCILSLGFSPKKYLLNQSNGQCAQRFCNRACRRQLKNKRHHPCWKSSIESCERSNTSHEEIKEKNISRATLIWRAIKLPIYSVALVPLSVGSAAAYLQTGIFSARRYSVLLASSVLIITWLNLSNDVYDYDTGADKNKKESVVNMVGSRTTTLAAAYVLLVLGSFGLAWVSMEAGSIHSLLLLASAITCGYMYQCPPFRLSYQGLGEPLCFAAFGPFATTAFYLLQSSLGKENCLPLTPTVFSASLLVGFTTALILFCSHFHQIEGDRDVGKMSPLVRLGTEAGSRVVSVAIITLYSLLVLLTLSKALPLTCIFCCGLTLPIGKLVAKYVEENHKNKTKIFMAKYYCVRLHALFGSTLVAGLVIARMISNRQLPHLMFP
- the LOC131164566 gene encoding 2-carboxy-1,4-naphthoquinone phytyltransferase, chloroplastic isoform X2, with amino-acid sequence MEARVCILSLGFSPKKYLLNQSNGQCAQRFCNRACRRQLKNKRHHPCWKSSIESCERSNTSHEEIKEKNISRATLIWRAIKLPIYSVALVPLSVGSAAAYLQTGIFSARRYSVLLASSVLIITWLNLSNDVYDYDTGADKNKKESVVNMVGSRTTTLAAAYVLLVLGSFGLAWVSMEAGSIHSLLLLASAITCGYMYQCPPFRLSYQGLGEPLCFAAFGPFATTAFYLLQSSLGYGFWLPATMDLDSNLIEGDRDVGKMSPLVRLGTEAGSRVVSVAIITLYSLLVLLTLSKALPLTCIFCCGLTLPIGKLVAKYVEENHKNKTKIFMAKYYCVRLHALFGSTLVAGLVIARMISNRQLPHLMFP